One genomic region from Streptomyces sp. NBC_00582 encodes:
- the treS gene encoding maltose alpha-D-glucosyltransferase, producing the protein MIVNEPVPDTFEDTPAKDRDPDWFKRAVFYEVLVRSFQDSNGDGVGDLKGITAKLDYLQWLGVDCLWLPPFFKSPLRDGGYDVSDYTSVLPEFGDLADFVEFVDAAHQRGMRVIIDFVMNHTSDQHPWFQESRKDPDGPYGDYYMWADDDKQYADARIIFVDTEVSNWTFDPVRKQYFFHRFFSHQPDLNYENPAVQEEMISALRFWLDLGIDGFRLDAVPYLYAREGTNCENLPATHEFLKRVRKEIDAHYPDTVILAEANQWPEDVVDYFGDYASGGDECHMAFHFPVMPRIFMAVRRESRYPVSEILAKTPAIPSNCQWGIFLRNHDELTLEMVTDEERDYMYAEYAKDPRMRANIGIRRRLAPLLDNDRNQIELFTALLLSLPGSPILYYGDEIGMGDNIWLGDRDAVRTPMQWTPDRNAGFSSSDPGRLFLPTIMDPVYGYQVTNVEASMSSPSSLLHWTRRMIEIRKQNPAFGLGTYTELPSTNPAVLAFLREYEDDLVLCVHNFSRFAQPTELDLSRFNGRHPVELFGGVRFPAIGELPYLLTLAGHGFYWFRLRREGA; encoded by the coding sequence ATGATCGTCAACGAGCCCGTTCCGGACACGTTCGAGGACACCCCCGCCAAGGACCGCGACCCCGACTGGTTCAAGCGAGCCGTCTTCTACGAGGTCCTGGTCCGTTCCTTCCAGGACAGCAACGGCGACGGCGTCGGCGACCTCAAGGGCATCACCGCCAAACTCGACTACCTGCAATGGCTCGGTGTCGACTGCCTCTGGCTCCCGCCCTTCTTCAAATCACCCCTGCGCGACGGCGGATACGACGTCTCCGACTACACCTCGGTCCTCCCCGAATTCGGCGACCTCGCCGACTTCGTGGAATTCGTCGACGCCGCCCACCAGCGGGGCATGCGCGTGATCATCGACTTCGTCATGAACCACACGAGCGATCAGCACCCGTGGTTCCAGGAGTCCAGGAAGGACCCCGACGGACCCTACGGCGACTACTACATGTGGGCCGACGACGACAAGCAGTACGCCGACGCCCGCATCATCTTCGTCGACACCGAGGTCTCCAACTGGACCTTCGACCCGGTCCGCAAGCAGTACTTCTTCCACCGCTTCTTCTCCCACCAGCCCGACCTCAACTACGAGAACCCGGCCGTACAGGAGGAGATGATCTCGGCGCTGCGGTTCTGGCTGGACCTCGGCATCGACGGGTTCCGGCTGGACGCGGTGCCGTACCTGTACGCGCGGGAGGGCACCAACTGCGAGAACCTTCCGGCGACCCATGAGTTCCTCAAGCGGGTCCGCAAGGAGATCGACGCCCACTACCCGGACACGGTGATCCTCGCGGAGGCCAACCAGTGGCCCGAGGACGTGGTGGACTACTTCGGCGACTACGCCTCCGGCGGCGACGAATGCCACATGGCGTTCCACTTCCCCGTCATGCCCCGCATCTTCATGGCCGTACGACGCGAATCGCGCTACCCGGTCTCCGAGATCCTCGCGAAGACCCCGGCCATTCCCTCCAACTGCCAGTGGGGCATCTTCCTCCGCAACCACGACGAACTCACCCTCGAAATGGTCACGGACGAGGAACGCGACTACATGTACGCGGAATACGCGAAGGACCCCCGGATGCGCGCCAACATCGGCATCCGGCGCCGGCTCGCCCCGCTGCTGGACAACGACCGCAACCAGATCGAGCTGTTCACCGCCCTGCTGCTGTCGCTGCCCGGCTCGCCGATCCTCTACTACGGCGACGAGATCGGCATGGGCGACAACATCTGGCTCGGCGACCGCGACGCGGTCCGCACCCCGATGCAGTGGACACCGGACCGTAACGCGGGTTTTTCCTCCAGCGACCCCGGGCGGCTCTTTCTGCCGACCATCATGGACCCCGTCTACGGCTACCAGGTCACCAATGTCGAGGCGTCGATGTCGTCGCCCTCCTCGCTGCTGCACTGGACGCGCCGGATGATCGAGATCCGCAAGCAGAACCCCGCCTTCGGCCTCGGGACCTACACGGAACTGCCCTCCACCAACCCGGCCGTGCTCGCGTTCCTGCGTGAGTACGAGGACGACCTCGTCCTGTGCGTGCACAACTTCTCGCGCTTCGCCCAGCCCACGGAACTGGATCTGAGCCGGTTCAACGGACGCCACCCCGTCGAGCTGTTCGGCGGGGTGCGGTTCCCGGCCATCGGTGAGCTGCCCTACTTGCTCACCCTGGCGGGGCACGGCTTCTACTGGTTCCGGCTCCGCAGGGAAGGCGCCTAG
- a CDS encoding maltokinase N-terminal cap-like domain-containing protein, whose translation MAKTVTRSGGSGTTSPALLASLDPLLREWLPRQRWFAGKGRPVTGFSLVAATELLPAGSRLGLYHLLLRAHQPDSAGDRYQLLIGVREALPPRLAPALIGHVTQGPLAGRTVYDALYDTRPTELLLEALRSRARIGALRCERDPEQEIRSGLVPRLMTAEQSNSSVVYGDTFILKLFRRVAPGVNPDLELPLALAREGCPRVPAPTAWMETEVDGESYVLGVLQPYVQGATDGWELALRELAKGEDFVAEARALGRATAEVHGALARALPTATLGPAQIQPMVDGMVVRLEAAAQAVPALRPYAPALRTAFTALADLAAEGHTWTAQRVHGDLHLGQCLRAPSGEWSLIDFEGEPARPPAERRMAQPAVRDVAGMLRSFDYAAHSCERPAPGWAHACRAAYCSGYAEAAGRDPRTDPVLLRAFETDKAVYEVVYEARHRPDWLPVPLSAIHRLASPDLP comes from the coding sequence ATGGCGAAGACTGTCACACGTTCCGGCGGCTCCGGCACGACCAGCCCCGCACTCCTCGCGTCACTGGACCCGCTGCTGCGGGAGTGGCTGCCCCGGCAGCGCTGGTTCGCCGGCAAGGGGCGCCCGGTCACCGGGTTCTCGCTGGTCGCGGCCACCGAGCTGCTGCCGGCCGGCTCCCGGCTCGGGCTGTACCACCTGCTGCTGCGTGCCCACCAGCCGGACAGCGCGGGCGACCGCTACCAGCTCCTGATCGGGGTGCGCGAGGCCCTGCCGCCCCGGCTGGCGCCCGCGCTGATCGGCCATGTGACGCAAGGGCCGCTGGCCGGGCGGACCGTCTACGACGCCCTGTACGACACCCGGCCCACCGAGCTGCTGCTGGAGGCCCTGCGCTCCCGGGCCCGGATCGGCGCCCTGCGCTGCGAACGCGACCCGGAGCAGGAGATCCGGTCGGGTCTGGTCCCGCGCCTGATGACGGCCGAGCAGTCGAACTCGTCCGTCGTCTACGGAGATACGTTCATCCTAAAGCTGTTCCGCCGGGTGGCGCCCGGGGTCAACCCCGACCTGGAGCTGCCGCTGGCGCTGGCCCGCGAGGGCTGCCCCCGGGTGCCGGCGCCGACCGCCTGGATGGAGACCGAGGTCGACGGTGAGTCGTACGTCCTCGGTGTCCTCCAGCCCTATGTGCAGGGTGCGACGGACGGCTGGGAGCTGGCGCTGCGGGAGCTGGCCAAGGGGGAGGACTTCGTCGCGGAGGCGCGGGCGCTGGGGCGGGCCACCGCCGAGGTGCACGGGGCGCTGGCCCGTGCGCTGCCCACGGCGACGCTGGGACCGGCGCAGATACAGCCGATGGTCGACGGGATGGTCGTACGGCTGGAGGCGGCGGCGCAGGCGGTGCCGGCGCTGCGGCCGTACGCGCCCGCGCTGCGCACCGCCTTCACCGCGCTGGCGGATCTGGCGGCGGAGGGGCACACCTGGACCGCCCAGCGCGTCCACGGCGATCTGCATCTCGGGCAGTGCCTGCGGGCGCCGTCCGGGGAGTGGTCGCTGATCGACTTCGAGGGGGAGCCGGCCCGCCCGCCGGCCGAGCGCAGGATGGCCCAGCCGGCGGTGCGGGACGTGGCGGGCATGCTGCGGTCCTTCGACTACGCGGCCCACTCCTGCGAGCGGCCGGCGCCCGGCTGGGCGCACGCCTGCCGGGCGGCGTACTGCTCGGGGTACGCCGAGGCGGCGGGCCGTGATCCGCGTACCGATCCGGTGCTGCTGCGGGCCTTCGAGACGGACAAGGCGGTCTACGAGGTCGTCTACGAGGCCCGGCACCGCCCCGACTGGCTGCCCGTCCCGCTGTCCGCGATACACCGCCTCGCCTCACCCGACCTGCCTTGA
- a CDS encoding S8 family peptidase yields the protein MARTRTRRRRRAGGLTAVVTTVILSASSPPAHAVPEGRVAGAGVPGSVGGSYLVTLRGDTRASSDAARRLVSAFGVRISHTYGTVLNGFAVRASARQARRLAADPRVASVVQDTEVAVDAAARNPPSWGLDRVDQPSLPLDGGYRQPASGGAGVTVYVIDTGIRITHGDFGGRARYGWDFVDGDRTASDGNGHGTHVAGLVAGRTFGVAGKAKVVAVRVLDDAGAGTTARAIAGIDWVTRHARKPAVANLSLGGSYNAQLDAAVRASIRSGVTYVVAAGNGGRAAALESPADVREAVTVGATDRGDARADFSNYGSALDLFAPGVSITSASSRSDTGRVTSSGTSTAAPFAAGAAALYLAGHPRATPAQVARALVAGAVNGKVSGRGAGSPDKLLQVAPAT from the coding sequence ATGGCACGGACGCGCACCCGGCGCCGGCGCCGGGCCGGAGGCCTGACCGCGGTCGTCACGACCGTGATCCTGTCGGCCTCGAGTCCGCCCGCGCACGCCGTACCGGAGGGGAGAGTCGCCGGCGCCGGTGTGCCCGGTTCCGTGGGCGGAAGCTATCTGGTGACGCTGAGGGGGGACACCCGGGCGTCCTCGGACGCCGCGCGGCGCCTCGTCAGCGCCTTCGGGGTGAGAATCAGCCACACCTACGGCACGGTCCTCAACGGCTTCGCCGTCCGAGCGAGCGCGCGGCAGGCCCGGCGGCTCGCGGCCGACCCCCGGGTGGCCTCGGTCGTCCAGGACACCGAGGTGGCGGTGGACGCGGCCGCGAGGAACCCGCCGTCCTGGGGCCTTGACCGGGTGGACCAGCCCAGCCTGCCGCTGGACGGCGGCTACCGCCAACCCGCGTCCGGGGGCGCCGGGGTGACGGTGTACGTCATCGACACCGGGATCCGGATCACCCACGGCGACTTCGGCGGGCGCGCGAGGTACGGCTGGGACTTCGTCGACGGGGACCGCACCGCCTCCGACGGCAACGGCCACGGCACCCATGTCGCCGGTCTCGTCGCGGGCAGGACGTTCGGGGTCGCCGGGAAGGCGAAGGTCGTCGCGGTGCGCGTCCTGGACGACGCGGGCGCCGGGACCACGGCCCGGGCCATCGCCGGCATCGACTGGGTCACGCGGCACGCCCGCAAACCGGCCGTCGCCAACCTCAGCCTGGGCGGCTCGTACAACGCGCAGCTCGACGCGGCCGTCCGGGCCTCCATCAGATCCGGCGTCACCTATGTCGTGGCGGCCGGCAACGGGGGCCGCGCCGCGGCCCTGGAGTCCCCGGCCGACGTCCGGGAGGCCGTCACCGTCGGCGCCACCGACCGCGGGGACGCCCGGGCCGACTTCTCCAACTACGGCTCGGCGCTCGACCTGTTCGCCCCGGGGGTGTCGATCACCTCCGCGTCGTCCAGGAGCGACACGGGCCGCGTCACCTCCTCGGGTACGTCGACGGCGGCGCCGTTCGCGGCGGGCGCGGCCGCGCTGTATCTCGCCGGTCACCCGAGGGCCACCCCGGCGCAGGTGGCTCGGGCGCTGGTCGCGGGGGCCGTGAACGGCAAGGTCTCCGGCCGGGGGGCCGGTTCGCCGGACAAACTCCTGCAGGTGGCCCCCGCCACATGA
- a CDS encoding glycosyltransferase family 1 protein: MKAIRRFTVRPLLPEPLRPLSDLARNLRWSWHADTRELFQSVDPERWAVSDGDPVRLLGGVRPERLAELAEDRRFLRRLTAAVDDLHDYLTGDRWYQTQPAVADLPAAVAYFSPEFGITAALPQYSGGLGILAGDHLKAASDLGVPLIGVGLLYRHGYFRQTLSRDGWQQEHYPVLDPNELPLTLLREDDGTPARVSLALPGGRSLHARVWLARVGRVPLLMLDSDVEENDHGERGVTDRLYGGGSEHRLLQEMLLGIGGVRAVRTYCRLTGHAPPEVFHTNEGHAGFLGLERIAELCDTGLDFDSGLEAVRAGTVFTTHTPVPAGIDRFDRELVARHFGADAELPRMDVDRILRLGMETYPGGEPNLFNMAVMGLRLAQRANGVSLLHGHVSREMFSGLWPGFDPDEVPITSVTNGVHAPTWVAPEVLRLGARRVGAQRAEDALAVGDGDRWDVVSGVSDQSIWDLRRVLREQLVVEVRKRLRASWRQRGAGTAELGWIDGVLDPDVLTIGFARRVPSYKRLTLMLRDRDRLMDLLLHPTHPIQIVVAGKAHPADDGGKRLVQELVRFADDPRVRHRIVFLPDYGMAMAQKLYPGCDIWLNNPLRPLEACGTSGMKAALNGCLNLSVLDGWWDEWFQPDFGWAIPTADGAGTDPDHRDDIEAAALYDLLEQRITPRFYERGRAGLPDRWIEMVRQTLTLLGPKVLAGRMVREYVDRLYAPAAQAHRAMSPDTARELAVWKARVRSAWHAVTVDHVETSVATTTAELGTTLALRVRVGLGELAPEDVEVQAVSGRVDEEDRITDAATVPLKAASGPDLEGRWLYEGPLSLDRTGPYGYTVRILPSHRLLASGAELGVLAVPGEDGVEGAGVLMR, translated from the coding sequence GTGAAGGCGATCCGTCGATTCACCGTCCGACCCCTTCTCCCCGAACCCCTCCGGCCGCTCAGTGACCTGGCCCGTAATCTGCGCTGGTCATGGCATGCGGACACCCGTGAACTCTTCCAGTCCGTCGACCCCGAGCGCTGGGCCGTCTCCGACGGGGACCCGGTACGGCTGCTCGGCGGCGTACGGCCGGAGCGCCTCGCCGAACTGGCCGAGGACCGCCGGTTCCTGCGCCGGCTGACCGCCGCCGTCGACGATCTGCACGACTACCTGACCGGCGACCGCTGGTACCAGACCCAGCCCGCCGTCGCCGATCTCCCCGCCGCCGTCGCCTACTTCTCCCCCGAGTTCGGCATCACCGCCGCCCTGCCCCAGTACTCCGGCGGCCTCGGCATCCTCGCCGGTGACCATCTGAAGGCCGCCAGCGATCTCGGCGTCCCCCTGATCGGTGTCGGACTCCTCTACCGCCACGGCTACTTCCGCCAGACCCTCTCCCGGGACGGCTGGCAGCAGGAGCACTATCCCGTCCTCGACCCCAACGAACTCCCGCTGACCCTGCTGAGGGAGGACGACGGCACCCCCGCCCGGGTCTCCCTCGCCCTGCCCGGCGGAAGGTCGCTGCACGCCCGCGTCTGGCTGGCCCGGGTCGGCCGCGTCCCCCTGCTGATGCTCGACTCCGACGTCGAGGAGAACGACCACGGCGAGCGCGGGGTGACCGACCGGCTCTACGGCGGCGGCAGCGAACACCGGCTGCTGCAGGAGATGCTGCTCGGCATAGGAGGTGTCCGGGCGGTACGGACGTACTGCCGGCTCACCGGGCACGCCCCGCCCGAGGTGTTCCACACCAACGAGGGGCACGCGGGTTTCCTGGGCCTGGAGCGGATCGCCGAACTCTGCGACACCGGCCTGGACTTCGACTCGGGGCTGGAGGCGGTCCGCGCGGGGACCGTGTTCACCACCCACACCCCCGTCCCGGCCGGCATCGACCGCTTCGACCGCGAGCTGGTCGCCCGCCACTTCGGCGCCGACGCCGAACTCCCGCGCATGGACGTCGACCGCATCCTGCGCCTCGGCATGGAGACCTACCCGGGCGGCGAACCCAACCTCTTCAACATGGCCGTGATGGGCCTCAGGCTCGCCCAGCGGGCCAATGGGGTCTCGCTGTTGCACGGTCATGTCAGCCGGGAGATGTTCTCCGGCCTCTGGCCCGGCTTCGACCCCGACGAGGTGCCGATCACCTCCGTCACCAACGGGGTGCACGCCCCGACCTGGGTCGCCCCCGAGGTGCTGAGGCTCGGCGCCCGCCGGGTGGGCGCCCAGCGTGCCGAGGACGCGCTGGCCGTCGGCGACGGCGACCGCTGGGACGTCGTCTCCGGCGTCTCCGACCAGAGCATCTGGGACCTGCGGCGCGTGCTGCGCGAGCAGCTGGTGGTGGAGGTACGCAAGCGGCTGCGGGCCTCCTGGCGCCAGCGGGGCGCGGGCACGGCCGAACTGGGCTGGATCGACGGCGTCCTGGACCCGGACGTCCTCACCATCGGCTTCGCGCGCCGCGTCCCGTCGTACAAGCGTCTGACGCTGATGCTGCGGGACCGCGACCGTCTGATGGACCTTCTCCTGCACCCGACGCACCCGATCCAGATCGTGGTCGCGGGCAAGGCGCACCCGGCGGACGACGGCGGCAAACGCCTGGTCCAGGAGCTGGTCCGGTTCGCCGACGACCCGCGGGTCCGCCACCGGATCGTCTTCCTCCCCGACTACGGCATGGCGATGGCGCAGAAGCTCTACCCGGGCTGCGACATCTGGCTCAACAACCCCCTGCGCCCCCTGGAGGCCTGTGGCACGAGCGGAATGAAGGCGGCGCTCAACGGCTGTCTGAACCTCTCCGTCCTGGACGGCTGGTGGGACGAGTGGTTCCAGCCCGACTTCGGCTGGGCCATCCCCACCGCGGACGGCGCCGGCACCGACCCCGACCACCGCGACGACATCGAGGCGGCGGCGCTGTACGACCTCCTGGAACAGCGCATCACGCCCCGCTTCTACGAACGGGGCCGTGCGGGTCTGCCCGACCGCTGGATCGAGATGGTGCGCCAGACCCTCACCCTGCTCGGCCCGAAGGTCCTGGCCGGCCGGATGGTCCGCGAGTACGTCGACCGCCTCTACGCCCCGGCCGCCCAGGCGCACCGTGCGATGAGCCCCGACACCGCCCGTGAACTGGCGGTCTGGAAGGCGCGGGTGCGCTCCGCCTGGCACGCGGTGACCGTCGACCACGTCGAGACCTCGGTCGCCACCACCACCGCGGAACTCGGCACCACACTCGCCCTCCGGGTCCGGGTGGGTCTCGGCGAGCTCGCCCCCGAGGACGTCGAGGTGCAGGCCGTCTCCGGCCGCGTCGACGAGGAGGACCGCATCACCGACGCGGCCACCGTCCCCCTGAAGGCCGCCTCCGGCCCCGACCTGGAGGGCCGCTGGCTCTACGAGGGCCCCCTCTCCCTGGACCGCACGGGCCCCTACGGCTACACGGTCCGCATCCTCCCGTCCCACCGCCTCCTCGCCTCCGGCGCGGAACTGGGGGTGCTGGCGGTGCCGGGGGAGGACGGGGTGGAGGGGGCGGGGGTGTTGATGCGCTAG
- a CDS encoding DUF1990 family protein encodes MPPKDFTYDDVGATRDRPGFCPPGFHPLHVRTRIGEGHDLFRRAADAVMTWEMHRAMGVGVDTPADRAAPDVDVTIILAGLIKAPCRVIWTADEHRRAGWAYGTLAGHPESGEESFLVDRTGDGTVWLTVSAFSRAAKWYARAAGPATRGLQQAYARRCGTVLRGLCADGQP; translated from the coding sequence ATGCCGCCCAAGGACTTCACCTACGACGACGTCGGCGCGACCCGCGACCGCCCCGGCTTCTGCCCGCCCGGTTTCCACCCCCTGCACGTGCGCACCCGCATCGGCGAGGGCCACGACCTCTTCCGGCGCGCGGCGGACGCCGTCATGACCTGGGAGATGCACCGCGCGATGGGCGTCGGCGTCGACACCCCGGCGGACCGCGCGGCCCCCGACGTGGACGTCACGATCATCCTGGCCGGCCTGATCAAGGCCCCCTGCCGCGTCATATGGACGGCCGACGAACACCGCCGCGCGGGCTGGGCCTACGGCACCCTCGCCGGCCACCCGGAGAGCGGTGAGGAGTCCTTCCTCGTCGACCGCACCGGCGACGGCACGGTCTGGCTGACGGTCTCGGCCTTCAGCCGCGCGGCGAAGTGGTACGCCCGGGCGGCGGGACCGGCGACCCGGGGGCTGCAGCAGGCGTACGCCCGGCGGTGCGGAACGGTGCTGCGGGGGCTGTGCGCGGACGGACAGCCGTAG
- a CDS encoding alpha-1,4-glucan--maltose-1-phosphate maltosyltransferase, whose translation MPAKHHSSSPPTPRTPHTEATPASDPAPPVATAVGRIPVLDVRPLVQQGRRPAKAVTGETFEVSATVFREGHDAVAANVVLEDPDGRPGPWTPMRELAPGTDRWGADVTPDAPGRWTYRVEAWSDPVATWRHHAQIKIPAGMDIELVLEEGARLYERAVAGVPKGGGKRAVLRAAVAALRDDARPAASRLAAALTPEVDAVLTRYPLRELLTASDPLPLLVERERALYGSWYEFFPRSEGTADTPHGTFRTAARRLPAIAAMGFDVVYLPPIHPIGTTFRKGRNNTLHATPDDVGVPWAIGSPEGGHDAVHPDLGTLDDFARFVEQAAALGMEIALDLALQCSPDHPWVHKHPEWFHHRPDGTIAHAENPPKKYQDIYPIAFDADLDGLIAETLRVLRHWMAYGVRIFRVDNPHTKPVVFWERVIADINRTDPDVLFLAEAFTRPAMMHTLAQIGFQQSYTYFTWRTTKQELTEYLTELSGEAASYMRPNLFTNTPDILHAYLQHGGPPAFAVRAVLAATLSPTWGIYSGYELCENTPLRPGSEEYLDSEKYQLKARDWDTPDTLAPLITRLNEIRRANPALRALRNLHFHHTDKEAVIAYSKKSGSNTVLVVVNLDPHHTQEATVSLDMPQLGLDWHESAPVRDELTGETYHWGRANYVRLEPGTRPAHVLTVLRPSNPQIGGSPTR comes from the coding sequence ATGCCCGCCAAGCACCACTCGTCATCACCCCCGACACCCCGTACCCCCCACACCGAGGCCACCCCTGCCTCCGATCCGGCGCCGCCCGTGGCCACCGCCGTCGGGCGGATCCCGGTCCTCGACGTCCGGCCCCTGGTCCAGCAGGGGCGCCGGCCCGCGAAGGCCGTCACCGGTGAGACCTTCGAGGTCTCGGCGACCGTGTTCCGCGAGGGCCACGACGCCGTCGCCGCCAATGTCGTACTGGAGGACCCCGACGGCCGTCCCGGTCCCTGGACCCCGATGCGTGAACTCGCCCCCGGCACCGACCGCTGGGGCGCCGACGTCACCCCGGACGCCCCGGGCCGCTGGACGTACCGGGTGGAGGCCTGGAGCGACCCGGTCGCCACCTGGCGGCACCACGCGCAGATCAAGATCCCGGCCGGAATGGACATCGAGCTGGTCCTGGAGGAGGGCGCACGACTGTACGAACGCGCGGTCGCCGGTGTCCCCAAGGGGGGTGGAAAACGCGCCGTTCTGCGCGCCGCGGTCGCCGCCCTGCGCGACGACGCCCGCCCTGCGGCCTCCCGGTTGGCGGCGGCGCTGACGCCGGAGGTCGACGCGGTCCTCACCCGGTACCCGCTGCGGGAACTGCTCACCGCCTCCGACCCGTTGCCCCTGCTGGTCGAGCGCGAACGCGCCCTGTACGGCTCCTGGTACGAGTTCTTCCCCCGCTCCGAGGGCACCGCCGACACCCCGCACGGCACCTTCCGCACCGCCGCCCGCCGGCTGCCCGCCATCGCCGCCATGGGCTTCGACGTCGTCTACCTCCCCCCGATCCACCCCATCGGCACCACCTTCCGCAAGGGCCGCAACAACACCCTGCACGCCACCCCCGACGACGTCGGCGTCCCCTGGGCCATCGGCTCCCCCGAAGGCGGCCACGACGCCGTCCACCCCGACCTCGGCACCCTCGACGACTTCGCCCGCTTCGTCGAACAGGCCGCGGCCCTCGGCATGGAGATCGCCCTCGACCTCGCCCTGCAGTGCTCACCGGACCACCCCTGGGTGCACAAACACCCCGAGTGGTTCCACCACCGCCCCGACGGCACCATCGCCCACGCGGAGAACCCCCCGAAGAAGTACCAGGACATCTACCCCATCGCCTTCGACGCCGACCTCGACGGCCTGATCGCCGAGACCCTGCGCGTCCTGCGCCACTGGATGGCATACGGCGTGCGGATCTTCCGCGTCGACAACCCCCACACCAAACCCGTCGTGTTCTGGGAACGCGTCATCGCCGACATCAACCGCACCGACCCCGACGTCCTCTTCCTCGCCGAGGCCTTCACCCGCCCCGCGATGATGCACACCCTCGCCCAGATCGGCTTCCAGCAGTCCTACACCTACTTCACCTGGCGCACCACCAAACAGGAACTGACCGAGTACCTCACCGAACTCTCGGGGGAGGCCGCCTCCTACATGCGGCCCAACCTCTTCACCAACACCCCCGACATCCTCCACGCCTACCTCCAGCACGGCGGCCCGCCCGCCTTCGCCGTCCGCGCCGTCCTCGCCGCCACCCTCTCCCCCACCTGGGGCATCTACAGCGGCTACGAACTCTGCGAGAACACCCCCCTGCGCCCCGGCAGCGAGGAATACCTCGACTCCGAGAAGTACCAGCTCAAGGCACGCGACTGGGACACCCCCGACACCCTCGCCCCCCTCATCACCCGCCTCAACGAGATCCGGCGGGCGAACCCCGCCCTGCGCGCCCTGCGCAACCTTCACTTCCACCACACCGACAAGGAAGCGGTGATCGCCTACTCGAAGAAGAGCGGTTCGAACACGGTTCTGGTGGTCGTCAACCTCGACCCCCACCACACCCAGGAGGCGACGGTCTCGTTGGACATGCCGCAACTCGGCCTGGACTGGCACGAGTCGGCGCCGGTGCGCGACGAGCTCACCGGCGAGACCTACCACTGGGGCAGGGCCAACTACGTGCGCCTGGAACCGGGCACCCGGCCCGCGCACGTCCTCACCGTCCTGCGACCGTCCAACCCGCAGATCGGAGGGTCACCCACACGATGA